The proteins below are encoded in one region of Mya arenaria isolate MELC-2E11 chromosome 15, ASM2691426v1:
- the LOC128220407 gene encoding uncharacterized protein LOC128220407 isoform X2: protein MNLLNCLIVTILYCLGVICKDQGVFISKDETKWNESSCTLAEPKVTCRDDGSCIVENGLEFLTNAEYQDNAFWIGYAKTWISYAYAGCGQLNTEVEYSVPTLGECRRTAGCKTFGIQNSTAGLRCKCASNNASRRLTCGKKCVEADQYPCGGTADINIFSLYTVENVPPSENSQDIHRNCLMFYYNYRPGNDYFWDSCTFINYQALLCSNKYFSEYNPMAELQNENYGKWAKAVEKCVEGGKFPASIQSIKNVNFTNQEKRNHWTGIMKKDSIISLNDMLDNSTNQPRTYAYVEKINQTFYVRFANESDFRKSLCVGDGTSAVPTITTRETQSSFSESTTTPAKSPTSSVTSTNHVITTDIHSTQAPTLDTSTTPTSHTVPKGTAASIDKDEAGSTAGLAAGLSVSLVVLIIVTVIVLVFFKRRGLLTKCYTPKGGKGNQNEDTRTEISFVSTPILESTTNTMNELTSSNHYFVLEKTFNRETKEETEHYAEPDTTDVDHYELSEMSQKDTNDDYDTTDGKKGPAKSGLAKPNYNYNKVTLHQSNEYDHIHQHGRPPKSDRQTENEYDISNNLIDGNPNENFGEDSDTYNHLNKDELKSSGTDNVYGKSETGGDSGYDTSSCLKPRMNVDGNDQQADYAVIKKKW from the exons ATCAAggagtttttatttcaaaagatgaAACGAAATGGAACGAGTCTAGTTGCACCTTGGCAGAACCAAAGGTAACCTGCAGGGACGATGGCTCATGCATTGTTGAAAATGGTTTGGAATTTCTTACAAATGCAGAATATCAAGACAATGCATTTTGGATTGGATATGCCAAAACATGGATTAGTTATGCTTATGCTG GATGTGGCCAATTGAATACTGAGGTCGAATATTCTGTTCCAACACTGGGAGAATGTAGACGTACAGCAGGATGCAAAACATTCGGTATACAAAATTCAACAGCT GGTTTGCGATGTAAATGTGCCAGTAATAACGCCTCGCGGAGGCTAACATGCGGAAAAAAATGTGTAGAAGCTGATCAATATCCTTGTGGTGGTACAGCCGACATCAATATATTCTCACTTTACACTGTTGAAAATG ttcctcCTAGCGAAAATTCACAAGACATTCACAGAAACTGTCTAATGTTTTACTATAATTACAGACCtggaaatgattatttttggGATTCATGCACATTTATAAACTACCAAGCGCTATTATGCagcaacaaatatttttcag AATATAACCCTATGGCGGaactacaaaatgaaaattatggaAAATGGGCTAAGGCTGTTGAAAAATGCGTCGAAGGAGGCAAATTCCCTGCATCGatacaaagtataaaaaatgtcaattttacaAACCAGGAAAAGCGGAACCATTGGACAGgaataatgaaaaaagattCTATAATATCTTTGAACGATATGCTTG ATAATAGCACCAATCAACCCAGAACGTATGCATATGTGGAGAAGATAAACCAGACTTTTTACGTGAGATTTGCTAATGAAAGTGACTTTAGGAAAAGCTTATGCGTTGGGG ATGGCACATCGGCAGTACCCACGATAACGACACGAGAGACACAATCTTCTTTTTCGGAATCAACCACGACACCAGCCAAAA GTCCTACATCAAGCGTGACGTCAACCAACCATGTCATAACAACAGACATACATTCGACGCAAGCACCAACATTGGATACATCTACAACGCCAACATCGCATACGGTACCTAAAGGAACAGCAGCCTCCATAGACAAAGACGAAGCGG gATCAACGGCAGGCCTCGCTGCTGGTTTGTCCGTATCTCTGGTAGTGCTTATCATTGTGACGGTCATAGTGCTGGTGTTCTTTAAAAGAAG GGGACTTCTAACAAAGTGCTACACACCTAAGGGTGGAAAAGGCAATCAGAACGAAGACACACGAACAGAAATATCATTCGTGTCAACACCGATACTTGAATCTACTACAAACACAATGAATGAATTAACATCctcaaatcattattttgtgcTTGAAAAAACGTTTAATAGGGAAACCAAAGAGGAGACTGAACACTATGCAGAGCCAGATACGACCGATGTTGACCATTATGAATTGAGCGAAATGTCGCAGAAAGACACTAATGATGATTACGACACAACCGATGGCAAAAAGGGCCCAGCCAAGTCTGGATTGGCTAAGCCAAATTACAATTATAACAAAGTCACGTTACATCAATCTAATGAGTACGATCATATTCATCAACATGGAAGGCCGCCAAAGTCGGACAGACAAACTGAAAATGAATACGACATATCGAATAACCTGATCGACGGCAACCCCAATGAGAATTTCGGTGAGGACAGTGATACATataaccatttgaacaaagatGAATTGAAGAGCTCAGGCACGGATAACGTTTATGGAAAGTCAGAAACAGGTGGCGATAGTGGATATGATACTTCCAGTTGTCTAAAACCTCGCATGAATGTGGATGGAAACGATCAGCAAGCTGATTATGctgtgataaaaaagaaatggtag
- the LOC128220407 gene encoding uncharacterized protein LOC128220407 isoform X1: MNLLNCLIVTILYCLGVICKDQGVFISKDETKWNESSCTLAEPKVTCRDDGSCIVENGLEFLTNAEYQDNAFWIGYAKTWISYAYAGCGQLNTEVEYSVPTLGECRRTAGCKTFGIQNSTAGLRCKCASNNASRRLTCGKKCVEADQYPCGGTADINIFSLYTVENVPPSENSQDIHRNCLMFYYNYRPGNDYFWDSCTFINYQALLCSNKYFSEYNPMAELQNENYGKWAKAVEKCVEGGKFPASIQSIKNVNFTNQEKRNHWTGIMKKDSIISLNDMLDNSTNQPRTYAYVEKINQTFYVRFANESDFRKSLCVGDGTSAVPTITTRETQSSFSESTTTPAKSTKGPTSSVTSTNHVITTDIHSTQAPTLDTSTTPTSHTVPKGTAASIDKDEAGSTAGLAAGLSVSLVVLIIVTVIVLVFFKRRGLLTKCYTPKGGKGNQNEDTRTEISFVSTPILESTTNTMNELTSSNHYFVLEKTFNRETKEETEHYAEPDTTDVDHYELSEMSQKDTNDDYDTTDGKKGPAKSGLAKPNYNYNKVTLHQSNEYDHIHQHGRPPKSDRQTENEYDISNNLIDGNPNENFGEDSDTYNHLNKDELKSSGTDNVYGKSETGGDSGYDTSSCLKPRMNVDGNDQQADYAVIKKKW; encoded by the exons ATCAAggagtttttatttcaaaagatgaAACGAAATGGAACGAGTCTAGTTGCACCTTGGCAGAACCAAAGGTAACCTGCAGGGACGATGGCTCATGCATTGTTGAAAATGGTTTGGAATTTCTTACAAATGCAGAATATCAAGACAATGCATTTTGGATTGGATATGCCAAAACATGGATTAGTTATGCTTATGCTG GATGTGGCCAATTGAATACTGAGGTCGAATATTCTGTTCCAACACTGGGAGAATGTAGACGTACAGCAGGATGCAAAACATTCGGTATACAAAATTCAACAGCT GGTTTGCGATGTAAATGTGCCAGTAATAACGCCTCGCGGAGGCTAACATGCGGAAAAAAATGTGTAGAAGCTGATCAATATCCTTGTGGTGGTACAGCCGACATCAATATATTCTCACTTTACACTGTTGAAAATG ttcctcCTAGCGAAAATTCACAAGACATTCACAGAAACTGTCTAATGTTTTACTATAATTACAGACCtggaaatgattatttttggGATTCATGCACATTTATAAACTACCAAGCGCTATTATGCagcaacaaatatttttcag AATATAACCCTATGGCGGaactacaaaatgaaaattatggaAAATGGGCTAAGGCTGTTGAAAAATGCGTCGAAGGAGGCAAATTCCCTGCATCGatacaaagtataaaaaatgtcaattttacaAACCAGGAAAAGCGGAACCATTGGACAGgaataatgaaaaaagattCTATAATATCTTTGAACGATATGCTTG ATAATAGCACCAATCAACCCAGAACGTATGCATATGTGGAGAAGATAAACCAGACTTTTTACGTGAGATTTGCTAATGAAAGTGACTTTAGGAAAAGCTTATGCGTTGGGG ATGGCACATCGGCAGTACCCACGATAACGACACGAGAGACACAATCTTCTTTTTCGGAATCAACCACGACACCAGCCAAAAGTACAAAAG GTCCTACATCAAGCGTGACGTCAACCAACCATGTCATAACAACAGACATACATTCGACGCAAGCACCAACATTGGATACATCTACAACGCCAACATCGCATACGGTACCTAAAGGAACAGCAGCCTCCATAGACAAAGACGAAGCGG gATCAACGGCAGGCCTCGCTGCTGGTTTGTCCGTATCTCTGGTAGTGCTTATCATTGTGACGGTCATAGTGCTGGTGTTCTTTAAAAGAAG GGGACTTCTAACAAAGTGCTACACACCTAAGGGTGGAAAAGGCAATCAGAACGAAGACACACGAACAGAAATATCATTCGTGTCAACACCGATACTTGAATCTACTACAAACACAATGAATGAATTAACATCctcaaatcattattttgtgcTTGAAAAAACGTTTAATAGGGAAACCAAAGAGGAGACTGAACACTATGCAGAGCCAGATACGACCGATGTTGACCATTATGAATTGAGCGAAATGTCGCAGAAAGACACTAATGATGATTACGACACAACCGATGGCAAAAAGGGCCCAGCCAAGTCTGGATTGGCTAAGCCAAATTACAATTATAACAAAGTCACGTTACATCAATCTAATGAGTACGATCATATTCATCAACATGGAAGGCCGCCAAAGTCGGACAGACAAACTGAAAATGAATACGACATATCGAATAACCTGATCGACGGCAACCCCAATGAGAATTTCGGTGAGGACAGTGATACATataaccatttgaacaaagatGAATTGAAGAGCTCAGGCACGGATAACGTTTATGGAAAGTCAGAAACAGGTGGCGATAGTGGATATGATACTTCCAGTTGTCTAAAACCTCGCATGAATGTGGATGGAAACGATCAGCAAGCTGATTATGctgtgataaaaaagaaatggtag